A window from Podospora bellae-mahoneyi strain CBS 112042 chromosome 1 map unlocalized CBS112042p_1, whole genome shotgun sequence encodes these proteins:
- the VMA11 gene encoding v-type proton ATPase 16 kDa proteolipid subunit 2 (EggNog:ENOG503P3B0; COG:C), whose protein sequence is MADSELSPKFAPFFGMAGIAAAMIFGSMGAAYGTAKAGIGIAGVGTFRPDLIMKCLIPVVMSGIIAVYALVISVLIAQDLAPPDAGGANYSLFNGFMHLACGLSVGLTGLAAGYCIGVVGDKGVRSYMQQSRVFVGMVLILIFGEVLGLYGLIVGLILNTKSKG, encoded by the exons ATGGCTGACTCGGAGCTCTCCCCCAAGTTCGCGCCCTTCTTCGGAATG GCCGGCATCGCTGCAGCCATGATCTTTGGCA GCATGGGTGCAGCATATGGTACCGCAAAGGCCGGCATTGGCATCGCGGGTGTGGGCACCTTCAGGCCAGACCTGATCATGAAGTGTCTGATCCCCGTCGTCATGTCGGGTATCATCGCCGTCTACGCCCTCGTCATCTCAGTCCTGATCGCCCAGGACCTTGCGCCACCTGATGCCGGGGGTGCCAACTACAGCCTGTTCAACGGCTTCATGCATCTTGCCTGTGGGCTGTCAGTTGGACTCACAGGTCTCGCCGCCGGTTACTGCATTGGCGTTGTTGGCGACAAGGGTGTCAGATCGTACATGCAACAGTCGAGAGTGTTTGTCGGCATGGTGCTTATTCTCATTTTCGGAGAAGTTCTTGGTCTTTATGG cCTCATCGTCGGTCTCAttctcaacaccaagagcAAGGGCTAA
- the ROM2 gene encoding RHO1 GDP-GTP exchange protein 2 (COG:T; EggNog:ENOG503NU13): MADYQPDRVPQSRHHQQGHADTYQRDAAFSNIFGAAPPPGRSQTMTSSVHPPEFMQPGRTQTMTSTSGMSDMQRPPPQRSPHGGGGGGGGYGGPMPRQRPNDRGGYDYYQAQGQPRSASTGNQVPSPQFLQQQQQRRPFPGSPPPQQGQQGYPSQHYNQQYQQQPPPRRPPQGSPPQDYHSPQQTATQRFYQGGRPAPAMNADPYRSQSLASYPRGPPMYQPPPQQYQQPAPSANALRNAQYSNQHSARTTAQGRVVPERHFEDRSNTMTGYPSHDRDSHQTMSGRVIPNRRPAGRDSSGGHSVTADYLANSSHSSPNPGHAMGYGPPGSQTRTVSMASSVGNDSQRTMSMASTITPSIAPTDRSDTTIVQRSSLGSERPPTARIRPPIVYPALLSRVAECFRRKIVVGDRTKNELTYTNAFSGAEAVDVLSYIIRTTDRNLALLLGRALDAQKFFHDVQYEHRLRDSTYEMYQFRETMSDEANEEPGVNGVFVLLSECYSPTCTRDQLCYSIACPRRLEQVSRLKLTMGPGLKREGEATVGDDDVDQTDEQRLWINTVPKEIADSIGDREKKRQEVIAEVCYTERDFVKDLEYLRDFWIFPLRGKINGMSPLPPQRREKVVKTIFSNIIDPPSIHAVSSKFARALTERQQKTPVVKNIGDVFLEYVPHFEPFIHYGSKQLEGKHEFENERAINKDFALFVDEIERRRESRKLELNGYLTKPTTRLARYPLLLENVLKYTEDGNPDKEDIPKVLTLIRDFLSRVNAESGKAENRFNLRRLHENLKFRPNERVDLKLTHEGREMVYKTQFKKTPTETTADITAYLFDHAILLVRIKQVGKTEDIKAYRRPIPLELLSIKEMDEVIPQSGSVKRTSSSLLPLRAANDTKKGEWPVTFRHLGKNGYELTLYASSQSGRQKWLEFIDAAQSKLRARADFFNTTVISSGFFSPQNKINCITPFDGGRKLIYGTDSGIYMSDRRARDGNAAPRRVIDVTGVTQVDVLEEYQLLLVLSNKSLLSYQLGALDPNEPLSSKRAKKIQNHCNFFKSGICLGRHLVCCVRSSALSTTIKVYEPNDAMSRTKKQKGLSKMFNAGQDELKPFKEFYIPTESTSVHFLKSKLCVACARGFEVVSLETLETQSLLDQADTSLDFVSRKEGVKPIHIERLNGEFLLNYSEFSFYVNRNGWRAKPEWRLDWEGSPQAFALSYPWILAFEPNFIELRHLENLSVHIVPHRNLRMLHCSTHEILFAYEDEQGQDVVGAIDFWKSQRGSMYPVDGAAPAALPSTDGGDQGAVSGTSGQQQPPRLTVNI; this comes from the exons ATGGCCGATTATCAACCGGACCGAGTGCCACAGTCGAGGCATCACCAGCAGGGACATGCCGACACCTACCAGCGAGATgccgccttctccaacatcttTGGCGCCGCACCGCCCCCGGGCCGTTCGCAGACTATGACCTCGTCCGTCCACCCGCCCGAATTCATGCAACCGGGTCGCACCCAAACTATGACATCCACTTCGGGCATGTCGGACATGCAGCGACCTCCGCCTCAGCGGTCACCtcatggcgggggaggaggaggaggaggatacgGCGGGCCTATGCCGCGACAGCGGCCGAACGACCGAGGAGGGTACGACTACTACCAGGCGCAAGGTCAACCGCGCTCGGCTTCGACCGGAAACCAGGTCCCGTCGCCCCAGTTtcttcagcaacagcaacaacggcGCCCCTTCCCTGgaagcccgccgccgcagcagggGCAACAGGGCTACCCGTCTCAGCACTATAACCAGCAATatcagcagcaaccgccgccgcgcAGGCCACCTCAGGGGTCGCCGCCCCAGGACTATCACAGCCCTCAGCAAACCGCAACCCAACGGTTCTACCAAGGTGGCAGACCCGCTCCGGCGATGAATGCCGACCCCTATCGATCTCAGTCTCTGGCGAGCTATCCGAGAGGACCCCCGATGtatcaacctcctccgcaacaatACCAGCAACCAGCCCCATCTGCCAACGCCCTTCGCAATGCTCAGTATAGTAACCAGCACTCGGCGCGGACCACCGCACAGGGTCGGGTTGTGCCCGAGAGACACTTTGAGGATCGTTCCAATACCATGACCGGTTATCCCTCCCACGATCGAGATTCTCACCAGACGATGAGTGGCCGCGTGATTCCGAATAGAAGGCCGGCGGGGCGCGACAGTAGCGGTGGTCATTCGGTGACGGCAGACTATTTGGCCAATAGCTCGCATAGCTCGCCAAATCCAGGACATGCTATGGGGTACGGCCCCCCCGGATCTCAGACAAGGACGGTCAGTATGGCCTCCTCAGTTGGAAACGACAGCCAAAGGACAATGTCGATGGCCAGCACCATCACACCTTCGATAGCCCCAACAGACAGAAGCGACACTACGATTGTTCAGAGGTCATCTTTAGGCAGTGAGAGACCACCGACAGCCAGAATTCGGCCACCAATTGTGTACCCGGCTCTCCTATCTCGTGTTGCCGAGTGTTTCCGGCGAAAGATTGTGGTGGGAGACAGGACCAAGAACGAACTGACATACACCAACGCCTTCAGCGGTGCCGAGGCGGTTGATGTTTTGTCTTACATTATCAGAACCACAGATCGAAACCTGGCTTTGCTACTGGGGCGCGCACTTGACGCACAAAAATTCTTTCACGACGTCCAGTACGAACATAGGTTGCGCGACTCGACCTACGAAATGTACCAGTTCCGCGAGACGATGTCGGACGAAGCGAACGAGGAACCGGGGGTGAACGGTGTCTTTGTACTGCTCTCCGAGTGTTACTCTCCAACTTGCACCAGAGATCAACTGTGCTATTCTATTGCATGCCCAAGACGACTGGAGCAGGTCTCTAGGCTCAAGCTGACTATGGGTCCTGGTCtcaaaagagaaggagaggccACggttggtgacgatgatgttgatCAAACAGACGAACAAAGACTCTGGATCAACACCGTTCCCAAGGAGATTGCTGACAGCATCGGAGATCGTGAAAAGAAGAGACAGGAGGTTATTGCGGAAGTCTGCTACACGGAAAGAGATTTCGTCAAGGACTTGGAGTATCTTCGTGACTTTTGGATCTTCCCACTGCGTGGAAAGATCAACGGCATGTCGCCACTTCCACCACAGAGACGAGAAAAGGTGGTCAAGACGATTTTCAGCAATATCATCGATCCGCCAAGTATCCACGCCGTCAGCTCCAAGTTTGCCAGGGCACTTACGGAGCGTCAGCAAAAGACGCCGGTTGTCAAAAACATTGGTGACGTGTTCCTGGAGTATGTGCCGCACTTCGAGCCGTTCATTCACTACGGTTCCAAGCAGCTGGAGGGCAAGCACGAGTTCGAAAATGAACGGGCCATAAACAAGGACTTTGCTCTTTTCGTGGATGAAATTGAACGGCGGAGGGAGTCGAGGAAACTGGAACTGAACGGTTACCTGACAAAACCGACGACGAGGCTGGCCAGGTATccgttgctgttggagaACGTCTTGAAATACACTGAAGACGGCAACCCTGATAAGGAGGATATTCCCAAGGTGCTGACCTTGATCCGTGATTTCCTCAGCAGGGTGAATGCCGAGTCTGGAAAGGCTGAGAATCGTTTCAACTTGCGCAGACTTCACGAGAACCTCAAGTTCCGTCCCAACGAAAGGGTCGACTTGAAGCTCACACATGAGGGCCGTGAGATGGTGTACAAGACTCAGTTCAAAAAGACGCCGACGGAAACGACAGCCGATATCACTGCTTACTTGTTTGACCATGCTATCCTTTTGGTTCGGATTAAACAGGTGGGCAAGACGGAGGACATTAAAGCGTATAGGAGG CCGATTCCGCTGGAGCTTCTTTCCATCAAGGAGATGGACGAGGTTATTCCGCAGTCTGGTTCCGTCAAGAGGACATCGTCTAGTTTACTGCCTCTTCGCGCGGCCAATGACACCAAAAAGGGCGAATGGCCCGTCACTTTCCGGCATCTAGGCAAGAACGGTTACGAGCTGACGCTGTATGCTTCGAGCCAGTCCGGACGACAGAAGTGGCTCGAGTTCATCGATGCTGCGCAGTCCAAGCTGAGAGCCCGTGCCGACTTCTTCAACACGACTGTCATCTCCTctggcttcttctcgccCCAGAACAAGATCAACTGCATCACGCCTTTCGATGGCGGTCGCAAGCTTATTTACGGAACCGACAGCGGCATCTACATGTCGGATCGTCGCGCCAGGGACGGAAACGCAGCACCGCGCCGTGTGATAGACGTGACGGGTGTGACGCAGGTTGATGTCCTGGAGGAATATCAGCTTCTGCTGGTTCTCTCCAACAAGTCGCTGTTGTCGTATCAGCTCGGCGCGCTGGATCCCAACGAGCCGCTCTCGTCCAAGAGGGCCAAGAAGATTCAGAACCACTGTAACTTCTTCAAGTCGGGTATCTGTCTGGGGAGACATCTTGTCTGCTGCGTCCGAAGCAGCGCGCTGTCTACCACGATCAAGGTCTACGAACCGAACGACGCCATGTCCCGCACCAAGAAGCAAAAAGGTCTCTCCAAAATGTTCAACGCCGGCCAGGACGAACTCAAGCCGTTCAAGGAGTTTTACATCCCCACCGAATCGACGTCGGTCCACTTCCTCAAATCCAAACTGTGTGTCGCCTGCGCTAGAGGGTTTGAAGTTGTTTCTCTCGAAACGCTGGAAACGCAATCGCTGCTCGACCAAGCCGACACGTCACTGGATTTCGTGTCGAGAAAGGAAGGGGTCAAGCCTATTCACATTGAGCGCCTTAACGGGGAGTTTTTGCTGAATTACAGCGAGTTTTCGTTTTATGTGAACAGGAACGGGTGGAGGGCGAAGCCGGAATGGAGGCTGGACTGGGAAGGGTCACCGCAGGCGTTTGCGTTGAGCTACCCGTGGATTCTGGCGTTTGAGCCGAACTTCATCGAGCTGAGGCATTTGGAGAATCTGTCGGTGCATATCGTGCCGCATAGGAACTTGAGGATGCTGCATTGCAGCACGCATGAG ATCTTGTTTGCGTACGAGGATGAGCAAGGACAGGATGTGGTTGGGGCGATTGACTTTTGGAAGAGCCAGAGGGGGAGTATGTACCCTGTTGATGGAGCGGCGCCGGCAGCGTTGCCGTCGACAGATGGGGGTGACCAAGGGGCGGTGTCGGGTACTTCgggccagcagcagccgcctaGGTTGACGGTGAATATTTAA
- a CDS encoding uncharacterized protein (EggNog:ENOG503PZNE) yields MNACPCANYYNRPNPNRCTNYVSKFGERCKLCVTVKDGQSMTRGLLPEDELWMTATPGYNDQAYGSGGKGSKSGNKKSGSSSGGYISSWLRK; encoded by the exons ATGAACGCCTGCCCATGTGCAAACTATTACAAT AGACCCAACCCGAACCGTTGCACAAATTACGTATCCAAGTTCGGCGAGCGGTGTAAGCTCTGCGTC ACAGTCAAGGACGGCCAGTCAATGACGCGAGGCTTGCTGCCCGAGGATGAGCTGTGGATGACTGCCACACCGGGGTACAATGACCAAGCTTATGGCAGCGGCGGTAAGGGATCCAAGAGTGGCAACAAGAAATCTGGGAGTAGCAGTGGCGGGTACATATCCTCGTGGTTGAGGAAGTGA
- a CDS encoding uncharacterized protein (EggNog:ENOG503P954) gives MATMIDNDAIPSYTRTTLDALSPEDFETASIRSAAPSYTSDAPSYHTLNPHPDPTPPIPPLPHPPPPRPLLPSPPYSPHQPPPLPPGVSPRCPPAQSPPPPYPYPPSASPPGPHPTPKRVTTTTSPSAAPPRRRPRRRTPPPRRH, from the exons ATGGCAACCATGATCGACAACGACGCCATCCCCTCCTACACTCGAACAACTCTCGacgccctctcccccgaaGACTTCGAAACAGCCTCCATTCGCTCCGCCGCTCCCTCGTACA CTAGCGACGCTCCCAGTTATCACACCTTAAACCCCCACCCAGACCCAACACCCCCtattccccccctcccccatcctcctcctccacgtccccttcttccctcccccccttactccccccatcaacctcccccactCCCACCCGGGGTCTCCCCCCGGTGCCCACCGGCccaatcccctccccctccctatcCCTATCCTCCTTCCGCATCCCCTCCTGgtccccatccaacccccaagcGCGTCACTACCACAACGTCGCCCTCCGCCGCGCCGCCTCGTCGTCGACCTCGTCGCCGAACACCGCCTCCCAGGAGACACTGA